A region from the Paenibacillus humicola genome encodes:
- a CDS encoding carbohydrate ABC transporter permease, producing the protein MKNERHFQQQVSEMRFVSVSLSPIIAIFLIFAIVPIVWGLVLMFYNYSPLDAHSPFIGFGNFKRMLHDDLFLKSFGNTFKFVLMAIPGNLVLTLALAIGINRVRSRFWRNTFRTLFFLPTIAPLSGSAVVWTVMLRQNDGLFNLILDRLGMPEVNWLSDPQMAMISIVMMTLWADIGYNIVIFMAGLDSIPQMFYEAAELDGAGRWQLFRHITMPLLSRTSVFVVIMTCISYFQMFPQFQIMTNGGPSNGTRVLALDIFDNAFSYMNMGYASSIAFVLLLIILAITLVQIRLGRSQWEY; encoded by the coding sequence TTGAAAAATGAACGGCACTTTCAGCAGCAAGTGAGCGAAATGCGTTTTGTATCCGTTTCCCTGTCCCCGATTATCGCCATTTTCCTGATTTTCGCCATCGTCCCGATTGTTTGGGGGCTTGTGCTCATGTTTTACAACTACAGCCCGCTCGACGCACATTCCCCTTTTATCGGCTTTGGCAACTTTAAGCGCATGCTTCATGACGATCTGTTCCTCAAGTCGTTCGGGAACACGTTCAAATTCGTGCTCATGGCGATTCCCGGCAACCTGGTGCTGACCTTGGCGCTGGCGATCGGCATCAACCGCGTGCGCAGCAGGTTTTGGCGCAACACGTTCCGCACCTTGTTTTTCCTGCCGACGATTGCGCCGTTATCGGGCTCAGCCGTCGTCTGGACGGTTATGCTGCGGCAAAATGACGGGCTGTTCAACCTCATTTTGGACCGCTTGGGAATGCCCGAAGTGAATTGGCTTTCCGACCCGCAAATGGCGATGATCTCGATCGTGATGATGACGCTGTGGGCCGATATCGGCTATAATATCGTCATTTTCATGGCCGGCCTGGACTCCATTCCGCAAATGTTTTACGAGGCGGCCGAGCTGGACGGCGCCGGCCGGTGGCAGCTGTTCCGGCATATTACGATGCCGCTGCTGAGCAGGACAAGCGTATTTGTCGTCATCATGACGTGTATTTCGTATTTTCAAATGTTTCCGCAGTTCCAGATTATGACGAACGGCGGTCCGAGCAACGGAACCCGGGTTTTGGCTCTGGACATCTTCGACAACGCTTTCTCGTACATGAATATGGGCTACGC
- a CDS encoding DeoR/GlpR family DNA-binding transcription regulator encodes MEYSKVESRRKQLIDLIKQHGRVSLQEITDRLQISEATARRDLDTLEKSGQIIRSIGGAIYDGGEKEIPFSEKRSVLSKEKEQIAQTAASLVQEGDVIGLTGGTTTYLIAKSLKQKKNITVVTNTVNIATELAEAEDIQVVVTGGVMRNKSFELCGPLAEIILENINITKMFFGIDGFSVEQGFTMYSELENRITQLMISRSRKSFAVFDHSKLGIASLFTITPLHQVHGVILDRLPANAYTDAFQQANVKIYTPESLQ; translated from the coding sequence ATGGAATATTCAAAGGTGGAAAGCCGCCGCAAACAATTGATTGATTTAATCAAACAGCATGGACGGGTTTCGCTGCAGGAAATTACCGACCGCCTTCAAATATCGGAGGCAACCGCACGCAGAGATCTGGACACGCTGGAAAAATCGGGACAAATCATCCGTTCAATCGGCGGTGCCATATATGATGGCGGAGAAAAGGAAATCCCCTTTTCGGAAAAACGCTCGGTCTTATCGAAAGAAAAAGAGCAAATCGCGCAAACGGCCGCAAGTCTCGTGCAGGAAGGCGATGTGATCGGGCTTACGGGCGGAACGACTACGTATTTAATCGCAAAGTCGCTCAAGCAGAAGAAAAACATTACGGTCGTCACCAATACCGTCAATATCGCGACGGAGCTGGCGGAAGCGGAAGATATCCAGGTGGTGGTTACAGGAGGGGTAATGCGAAACAAAAGCTTCGAGCTTTGCGGTCCGCTTGCCGAAATCATTTTGGAGAACATCAACATTACGAAAATGTTTTTCGGGATTGACGGTTTTTCCGTGGAGCAGGGCTTTACGATGTATTCCGAACTGGAAAATCGAATCACGCAGCTGATGATTTCAAGATCGAGAAAAAGCTTCGCCGTCTTCGATCATTCCAAGCTGGGGATCGCTTCGCTGTTCACCATAACGCCTCTCCATCAAGTACATGGCGTCATTTTGGACCGCTTGCCGGCAAACGCGTATACGGATGCTTTTCAGCAGGCCAACGTCAAGATTTATACGCCTGAAAGCCTCCAATAA
- the melA gene encoding alpha-galactosidase, with protein sequence MTKISIIGAGSFFTQHIVVDILNISGLDSGEIALVDVDPERLELARQLVEQVVKMTGKSFRVSASVNRKEVLPGTRFVVNQIEVAGMQTVRNDFEIPLKYGVKQCIGDTLGPGGLFKILRTVPVWLEIVRDIEELCPDAMILNYTNPMSAVTLATVKSSPIPVVGLCHSIQNTSRQLSEYANVPYEELKWRAGGINHMSWFVELTHHGRDLYPALIAQMNDPEFVAKDPVRLDFMKYSGAFVSESSGHFSEYIPYYRKRQELIDKHCGPDYKGETGFYANRWPAMRERSDKAIRAKLSGEEPIALESSHEYAAVIIEAVLSNSPKVIYGNVPNEGLIHNLPAGGIVEVACMVDRNGVHPTRFGSLPEHLAALCRSNMAFFELAVDAVIQRSRDMAFHALLVDPLTSAVCSPEEIKRMFDELYEADRAYIPELS encoded by the coding sequence TTGACGAAAATTTCCATTATCGGCGCAGGAAGCTTTTTCACCCAGCACATTGTTGTGGACATCCTGAACATTTCCGGTCTCGATTCAGGCGAAATCGCGCTTGTGGACGTCGATCCGGAACGTCTCGAGCTTGCCCGGCAATTGGTGGAACAAGTCGTGAAGATGACAGGGAAATCGTTCCGGGTCTCCGCCTCGGTCAACCGGAAAGAAGTGCTTCCCGGAACCCGTTTCGTCGTCAACCAGATTGAAGTCGCCGGCATGCAAACGGTCCGGAACGACTTTGAAATTCCGCTGAAATACGGGGTTAAGCAGTGCATCGGAGATACGTTGGGACCCGGAGGCTTGTTTAAAATTCTTCGCACCGTGCCGGTATGGCTGGAGATCGTGCGGGATATCGAGGAGCTTTGCCCGGATGCGATGATCTTAAACTATACGAACCCCATGTCCGCGGTCACGCTCGCTACCGTCAAATCCAGCCCCATCCCCGTCGTCGGCTTATGCCATTCCATTCAAAACACGTCCAGGCAGCTTTCCGAATATGCGAACGTCCCTTACGAAGAATTGAAATGGAGAGCGGGCGGCATCAACCACATGTCGTGGTTTGTGGAGCTTACTCACCATGGCCGTGATCTGTATCCGGCCTTGATCGCACAAATGAACGATCCCGAGTTCGTCGCCAAAGATCCGGTACGGCTTGATTTCATGAAATACAGCGGCGCTTTCGTTTCGGAATCCAGCGGCCACTTCTCCGAGTACATACCCTATTACCGGAAACGGCAGGAGCTGATCGACAAGCATTGCGGACCGGATTATAAAGGGGAAACCGGATTTTACGCCAACCGCTGGCCCGCAATGAGGGAGCGTTCGGACAAGGCGATCCGCGCGAAGCTGTCCGGCGAAGAACCGATTGCGCTGGAATCGAGCCACGAATATGCGGCCGTCATCATCGAGGCTGTGCTGAGCAACAGTCCGAAGGTCATTTACGGCAATGTGCCGAACGAGGGACTGATTCATAACCTGCCGGCGGGCGGAATCGTCGAAGTGGCCTGCATGGTCGACCGGAACGGCGTTCACCCGACCCGGTTCGGCAGTCTGCCGGAGCATTTGGCGGCTCTATGCCGCAGCAATATGGCGTTTTTCGAGCTTGCCGTCGATGCGGTCATCCAACGAAGCCGGGATATGGCGTTCCATGCGCTGCTCGTTGACCCGCTGACTTCGGCGGTATGTTCTCCCGAGGAGATTAAGCGAATGTTTGACGAACTGTACGAGGCGGACCGGGCTTACATCCCGGAGCTGAGCTAG
- a CDS encoding carbohydrate kinase family protein: MRRSVVVLGELNVDFIVTGKDVTPEWNREKTVDSFRAVLGSSSAITACGLAGLGLDVSFVSVVGDDSFGAFCIERLQAMGVRTDFVKADPALQTGVTLSLSDGSDRALLTYMGAIPHLAPDYLPEDLFDRADHIHFGSYYLQTGMKPHWNALFAEARKRGVTTSFDTGWDPDERFDRDEISRLLEHTDMFIPSEDELLHIWGAGDIEQADEALSGYGGMAAVKRGARGAMLLDRGKRICSVQAYNLVPVDTTGAGDSFNAGLIYGRLTGKTGRELLLFASACGAMATQRIGGASSVPDAAEVEAFMSAHSLRAEG, encoded by the coding sequence ATGCGCCGCAGCGTTGTTGTTTTGGGCGAACTGAATGTCGATTTTATCGTAACCGGAAAAGACGTGACCCCGGAGTGGAACCGCGAAAAAACGGTGGACTCGTTCCGCGCCGTCCTTGGCTCGTCTTCCGCGATTACGGCATGCGGTCTGGCGGGGCTCGGCCTGGACGTGTCGTTCGTAAGCGTTGTTGGCGACGACAGCTTTGGCGCGTTCTGCATCGAGAGGCTGCAGGCTATGGGGGTGCGGACCGATTTCGTCAAAGCCGATCCCGCGCTGCAAACGGGCGTAACGTTATCGTTGTCGGACGGGAGCGACCGGGCGCTGTTGACGTATATGGGAGCCATTCCTCATCTGGCCCCCGATTATTTGCCCGAAGATTTGTTTGACCGGGCGGATCACATTCATTTTGGTTCGTATTATTTGCAAACGGGCATGAAGCCTCATTGGAACGCGCTGTTCGCCGAGGCGCGAAAGCGCGGCGTCACCACCTCCTTCGATACGGGGTGGGACCCGGACGAACGGTTCGATCGGGACGAAATATCCCGATTATTGGAGCATACCGATATGTTTATTCCGAGCGAGGATGAGCTGCTGCATATTTGGGGTGCCGGCGACATCGAACAGGCGGATGAAGCCTTGTCCGGCTATGGCGGAATGGCTGCCGTGAAACGGGGAGCGCGGGGAGCGATGCTGCTGGATCGCGGCAAGCGGATCTGCTCGGTGCAGGCGTATAATCTTGTTCCCGTCGATACGACGGGAGCGGGCGATTCGTTTAATGCCGGACTCATTTACGGCCGTTTGACGGGCAAAACGGGAAGAGAGCTGCTTCTTTTTGCGAGCGCTTGCGGCGCGATGGCCACGCAGCGGATCGGAGGCGCAAGCAGCGTGCCGGACGCGGCGGAAGTCGAAGCCTTCATGTCCGCCCATTCGCTTCGTGCCGAAGGCTAA
- a CDS encoding ABC transporter substrate-binding protein, giving the protein MKLKMALPFLLVFILGLTACSDGGAGGSNGSGGSGGSSSKKVTLTWWSQDSPSFVDANKQLIEAYKKVHPEITINYQTFPYDAFIQKLQASYASGNPPDIAQMFGTWVWEYAKNGKLEPLDLGTLKDDLYPAAIGGYTYNNQVYGIPHEFNIENDGMLAWKDMFDKKGIAYPPKTWNDMIEAAQKLTVYDGNKIKVRGLDITSNDSVNFTFLAMILQQGGKYWTEDNHVNFQTPEAVKAMTALTDLITKYKVSDLSTFGNTDEEPYMIFFKNGSAMTTAGPWTIAEGKTTFGTDGFDYIPVPSFTSGPPVFAAESGWGEVVSAASKNKEAAKDFVTFAAQPDQAKAWNLRTFTVPANKKVAADADFLQQVPLMKTSLDVLQYGQWVGPVIDRDYWWKVVSDHFQAICEGKVTVEEGLKQIQDNINQMIDSHK; this is encoded by the coding sequence ATGAAGTTGAAAATGGCACTGCCGTTCTTGCTCGTCTTCATCTTGGGTTTGACCGCATGCTCCGACGGCGGGGCGGGGGGATCGAACGGTTCCGGCGGTTCCGGCGGTTCGTCATCCAAAAAAGTCACGCTGACCTGGTGGTCTCAGGACAGCCCCTCATTTGTCGATGCAAACAAACAGCTGATCGAAGCGTATAAGAAGGTTCATCCGGAGATCACCATCAATTACCAAACGTTCCCTTACGATGCGTTTATTCAAAAGCTGCAGGCCAGCTATGCTTCGGGCAATCCGCCGGATATCGCCCAAATGTTCGGCACCTGGGTGTGGGAATACGCCAAGAACGGCAAGCTTGAGCCTCTGGACCTCGGCACGCTGAAGGACGACCTGTATCCCGCGGCGATCGGGGGTTATACGTACAACAATCAGGTATATGGCATACCGCACGAATTCAATATCGAAAACGACGGGATGCTGGCCTGGAAGGACATGTTTGACAAAAAAGGCATTGCGTACCCTCCCAAAACGTGGAACGATATGATTGAAGCGGCCCAAAAGCTGACGGTTTACGACGGCAATAAAATCAAGGTGAGAGGGCTGGACATTACGTCCAACGACAGTGTCAATTTTACGTTTCTGGCCATGATTTTGCAGCAGGGCGGCAAGTACTGGACGGAGGACAACCACGTCAATTTCCAGACTCCCGAAGCCGTCAAGGCGATGACCGCACTCACCGATTTGATTACGAAATACAAGGTTTCGGATTTATCCACGTTCGGCAATACGGACGAAGAGCCCTATATGATCTTCTTCAAAAACGGATCGGCGATGACGACGGCGGGACCGTGGACGATTGCGGAAGGGAAGACGACGTTCGGAACCGACGGCTTCGATTATATTCCGGTTCCTTCCTTCACCTCCGGTCCGCCCGTTTTCGCGGCCGAATCCGGCTGGGGAGAGGTCGTCTCCGCGGCCAGCAAAAACAAGGAGGCGGCGAAAGATTTTGTCACCTTCGCGGCGCAGCCGGATCAGGCGAAAGCCTGGAATTTGCGGACCTTTACCGTGCCGGCCAATAAGAAGGTGGCGGCCGACGCCGATTTTCTGCAGCAGGTTCCGCTCATGAAGACATCCCTTGACGTGCTGCAGTACGGTCAATGGGTCGGACCGGTAATCGATCGCGATTATTGGTGGAAGGTGGTCTCCGACCATTTTCAGGCGATATGCGAAGGAAAAGTGACGGTTGAAGAAGGATTAAAACAAATTCAGGATAATATTAATCAGATGATCGATTCCCATAAATAA